TCCTTCGACACCTGCAGGCTAATCAACCGGTCATGCCACTAAGAACGCCCAATGAAAGTTGGGCGTTTTTTATGCAAAGTAAAAACAACATTCCCCTCTGTAAACAAAACGCTCCCTGCCGGGGTATTCCCAGTAACCAACCATTCACCCGAGAGGAGAGTTCTCATGAAATCGTTCTATAAAATCGTCTTCGTCGCGGTTCTTATTGTCGCTATCCAAGCTCTGTGCTTAGCCGAGCCAGCTGGAGATAACGCAGTAACGAAAGCCGTTGACGAAATCATAATGCCTACCCCCGATGGCGGGATGGCGGCATTAGCCAAGCAAATCAAGTATCCCGATGCGGCGCGCAAAGAAGGCATCACCGGAACGGTGTATGTCTCCGCGGTGATTGCGAAAGATGGCACCGTTACCAAGACGACCATCGAAAAAGGAGTGAATAACGAGCTGGACGCGGCGGCTGTGGAGGCGATAACCGCAACAAAATGGATTCCGGCGAAAAAAGCGGGGGAAGCCGTCGAAGTATCGGTTACGATACCAATTTCCTTTAAATTAGATTGCAAGGACAAAGTGAAGTAATCGCTCGATACTCGCACTCGATGTACAATTAGTGCACTCAGCGTTTGCCGCTTGGACGCTGCAAAAAAACAACGCGAAGTCTTTGCGAGTCGTCATTCTAAAAGGATAGCAGCATCCCACCACTACCGGACATCATCGCCGCCATTCTTGGCGGCGATTCCGAGCAGTATCGTAACGTCATCCGGGAATGGCGCGACGAGCTGCTGAAAACGGCGTATCATTTTACCGGTAGTTGGGACGATGCGGAAGACATCACCCAAACGACATTTATTAAAGCATATTACAACTTGGCAAAATTCGATGTGAGTCGTCCATTTCGCCCGTGGTTGTTTCAGATTCATCTGAATAATTGCCGTAGCTTTTATCGCCGGCGGCGATGGGAACTACTCTTGCGGATGCCGTTGCAGAAGGCGGAGGCGAAGCTAACTGGCAAGGCAGCAGACCCCGATAGCGAAGAGAAAATCCGTGCGCAGATTGATCGGCTTTCGTGGCAGCAACGTGCGGCATTTCTACTGCACGAAGTGGAAGGGTATCCGCCTGAAGAATGCGCAGAGTCGATGAAGTGCTCGGTCGCAACGTTCCGGGTTCATCTGTTTCGCGCGAAGCAGACCCTGCAAAAACGATTACGTTAAATAGGTATTACCGATGAAACGATGGAATGATTTTCTCGACCAGCGTCGCGCCGATGTCCCGCCCCCCTTTTCGGGCAAACGGGTCGAACGCAACGTTATGGCTGCGATTACCGGAAACCTCCGCTCTTACAAACCGCAACGTTCCCGTGCTGTTCCGTTTGTTCTGGTCGGTTCGACGCTTGTTATAATGCTTTTCGTGATAGGGTTACTCCAGCATAGACCGCGACCGCAGGAATTGAGTGCTGTCAGCGCTTATTCCGCAGTAGCGGTAACCAGCGGCGACCATACCGCAATTTGGCTCTTTCCCGAAAACACACCAGGCAAACAAGGGGAGTGAACATGAAACATCTAAACATAAAACTACTCTTGTTGGCACTGGGTTTGTTGCTGTGCGTTGGCTGCGAGCGCATCGGCGCTCCCGCGAAGTATCTCATTTCCGCCCGGGTCACCAGTTTCGCCACTCAAAGCGGTTCCAGTCAAATTCACTTTCCCGTGATGGCACAACGCATCGGCAGCGACGAATTGGTGCGCGAAATCGATGAAGCGGAATACTATTATAAGAAGCTGTCGGCACTCTACGATTTTAAAACTTTCGCCCTGCTTGGCACCCAATCGCTGGATACAGTTTTGCAAGGAGAAGCGTCATTACCAAACCCGGTAACGCTACTGCCCGCCAAGTTATCGGGCACAAAAGTCACGGTGAAACTGCTCGCCATCAATGCGAAAAAGGGGGAGTTTCAGTGGTCGATGCAGGATAGCGGGAAATCGGACAAACAGTATTTTTTTCCGGTGGAAAACGGGAAATCGTCCTCAATTGGCGTCATCGTCGATTCATTGAAAAATGCTGGTGTGTTAACCGTGGTATCGTTCTGGGTAATGCCCATCGATAAGAAGACTACCCCGGAAATGGTGAAGCAGTTTCTCGCCTCCAAGAATCGCGTCAAAAACCCGGCAAATCCGATTCTTAGCGAATTCAGCGAGACCGACCAATCTCTGCTTGATCAGTTATTCGGGGCAGGCAAACTGAATCTCCCGATGCCTGCGAGAACCGATTCACTGTCCGAAAAGGAAGTACCCTTCATTAACCTCGACCAACCGCCGCTCCCGATTGGTGGCATGAGCGCCATCGCCAAGCGGTTTCACTATCCCGACATCGCGCGCGATAAACAGATACAGGGGACGGTTTTTCTTTCGTTACTCATCGATTCCACCGGAAAGATTGCCCGTAAAAAAATCCTCCGCGGCGTTCATCCCGAGCTGGATCGAGCGGCATTAGCGTGTATCGATTCGGTGCAATTCTCGCAACCGAGAGCGGCGAATAAACCGGTAAACGCGTGGGTAACGCTTCCCATTTCCTTCCGCTTACAGTAAAAAAAAGAGGTGCGGTCACCGCACCTCTTTTATGAATGTTCAAACCGAAAATCAGTCGTTCAATGGCAATCCGAGGCTCTCATCGCCATGAAAACAGACCCGGTTCCGACCAGTTTGCTTCGCTTTGTATAACGCTTTGTCCGCCGCCTCAACCAATGTTTCAACATCTCTGCCGTCGTCGCCGAAGGTGGCGACTCCCATCGACATCGTGAGATCGCCCTGCGGCTGTTTCTCTTCGTGAGCAAATTGATATTCTTGAATCATTTTCCGTAACGACTCGGCGACTCGAATTGCTGCATGTTTTGCCGTCATCGGAAGCACGAGCAGAAACTCCTCACCGCCGTATCGCGCCGGTATATCGCTCGCTCGTAAACGAGTGCGCATAATTGTCGCAATCGACCGCAGAACTTCATCACCTGCGGGATGTCCAAAATTATCGTTATAATGTTTAAAGAAGTCGACATCGCACATTACAATCGAAAGTGGTTCTTCAAACCGAATGACACGGGCAACTTCTTTCGATAAGATATCATTCAACTCGCGGCGGTTTGCGAGTCCTGTCAACCCGTCGGTGGTTGCCAACGATTGCAGCCGGCGGTTTTGCGTGAGCAGCGTCTTTATCTGCTGCTTCAGCTCTTCTTTATC
This region of bacterium genomic DNA includes:
- a CDS encoding energy transducer TonB, giving the protein MKSFYKIVFVAVLIVAIQALCLAEPAGDNAVTKAVDEIIMPTPDGGMAALAKQIKYPDAARKEGITGTVYVSAVIAKDGTVTKTTIEKGVNNELDAAAVEAITATKWIPAKKAGEAVEVSVTIPISFKLDCKDKVK
- a CDS encoding RNA polymerase sigma factor; the encoded protein is MKTAYHFTGSWDDAEDITQTTFIKAYYNLAKFDVSRPFRPWLFQIHLNNCRSFYRRRRWELLLRMPLQKAEAKLTGKAADPDSEEKIRAQIDRLSWQQRAAFLLHEVEGYPPEECAESMKCSVATFRVHLFRAKQTLQKRLR
- a CDS encoding energy transducer TonB — translated: MKHLNIKLLLLALGLLLCVGCERIGAPAKYLISARVTSFATQSGSSQIHFPVMAQRIGSDELVREIDEAEYYYKKLSALYDFKTFALLGTQSLDTVLQGEASLPNPVTLLPAKLSGTKVTVKLLAINAKKGEFQWSMQDSGKSDKQYFFPVENGKSSSIGVIVDSLKNAGVLTVVSFWVMPIDKKTTPEMVKQFLASKNRVKNPANPILSEFSETDQSLLDQLFGAGKLNLPMPARTDSLSEKEVPFINLDQPPLPIGGMSAIAKRFHYPDIARDKQIQGTVFLSLLIDSTGKIARKKILRGVHPELDRAALACIDSVQFSQPRAANKPVNAWVTLPISFRLQ
- a CDS encoding GGDEF domain-containing protein, which translates into the protein MKTARILLIVTDDALRTQLNQVLSHRASIVVPSSEHSVEECLKDSSYSTILMSFDYAEKYRREIVETFSPQQTSCERLCLFQDSEWQQLLPLVEAGVISRLVSIKCDIARIVEVVLHICTVQEIHYHMEQVHDAELAEQEDKEELKQQIKTLLTQNRRLQSLATTDGLTGLANRRELNDILSKEVARVIRFEEPLSIVMCDVDFFKHYNDNFGHPAGDEVLRSIATIMRTRLRASDIPARYGGEEFLLVLPMTAKHAAIRVAESLRKMIQEYQFAHEEKQPQGDLTMSMGVATFGDDGRDVETLVEAADKALYKAKQTGRNRVCFHGDESLGLPLND